Genomic segment of Agrobacterium larrymoorei:
GAGTTCCATTCCGGCGAGCCGTGCAGGCGGTAGAGAGTGTCCTGGCCGTTCTGGAAGATGTAGAGGGCGCGGGCGCCTAGCGGGTTTTTCAGGCCCGGCTGCATGCCGCCGTTCTTGGAGGAGAACTTGACGAGTTCCGGCTGGCGGGCAACCATTTCGTCTGGCGGGGTCCACTTTGGCCACTTCTGACGCCACTGGATGACGCCCTCGCCCGACCATGCGAAGCCTTCGCGGCCAATGCCGACGCCGTAGCGCATGGCGGAACCGCCCGGCTCGACCACGTAGAGGAAGCGCGAACGCGTATCGACAACCACCGTGCCGGGGCGTTCGCCCGTCGGGTCCACGACGCGCTGGCGATAAAAGCGGCGGTCGATTTTCTGGTAGGGAACCGCCGGGATGACGAAGCCGCCATCTTCGACCGTGCCATACATGACAGCCAGTTCGGCATCTGAAATGCCGCCTGCGAACATGGAGCGGACATCGCCCGCAAAGTTGCTTGCAAGGCTGCCCGGCTGAACGCTGTTATAAGGCCGGACGCCGGAAGAAGCGCAGCCCGCCAAAAGCGATGCAGAGGAGAGGCCAAGAAGGGAAAGGAAAGTACGTCTGGAAAGATCTGTGTCGGTGCTCATCATAAGGCCGGTTTTCTCACATCGGAAGCGACTGGGGCGGGCTGCTTTGCGAAAGCTTGCAGAACCTGCCTTTCAATCTCGCTGTACGTCGTTTGTTCCACGAGTAGATCACGTATTGGTATAGTCGTTAAAACATACTGAATGCCAGTTGCAGCATTGCAACATTAGCATCCCCAAAACGCTTTCCCCGGCCTTAGTGATCAGATAACCACAATGGGGGCGCCCTGCGGTACGCGTTCGTAAAGATCGATCACGTCCTGATTGAGCATGCGCACGCAGCCCGAAGACGTGGCTTTTCCGACGGACTGCCAGTCGGGCGTTCCGTGAACGCGGTACAGCGTGTCTTTACCGTCCTTGAAAATGTAAAGAGCCCGCGCGCCGAGCGGGTTGTTAAGACCGGGAACCATGCCGCCATTGGCGGCGGAAATCGAAGCCAGCTCCGGTTGTCGGGCCACCATCTCATCCGGCGGCGTCCAGCGTGGCCACTTGGCCTTCCATTGAATCTTGCCCTTGCCTGCCCATGCATAACCCGCGCGACCAAGGCCGACACCGTAACGAACGGCCTTTCCGTCCGATTGAACCAGATAAAGGAAATGCTGCTTGGTATCGACGACGATGGTGCCGGGCGCTTCCGCCGTCTGGTAGCTTACTTCCTGGCGAAGATAGCGCGGGTCGATGCGGCTGTAAGGAATGGCGGGCAGAGTGTGACCATCATCCGAGACGACATCATACATGGCGCGGTGCAGTGGATTGGAAACCGGCAGGCCGTAACCCACCGTGCGGTCCGTATAGGCTGGTGACAATGCCGGTGCAGGGCGTGCCGTTGTCGGCGGGCCGTAGAGCTGCTGGAATTGCGAGCGGAACAGATCCGGCGGGCGGCTGTTGATGGAGCCGGGCGTTGGCGGCAGCGGCGGGCGCGGAATGGAGCCGACATTATTATAATTGAAGACCGGAGCCGTTTCCTGCACGAAGACATCTGCATTCATGCGGCTGGTATCCGTCACGAAAAGGCAGCCGCTCAAAAGCGGTGACAGCGCCAGAATGCAGGCAAATCGGCGGAAAGTCTTCAAGGCAAAAAGTGTCATCGGACCGCTTCATAGAGATATCAATGACGGCACAATGGCAAGCGCGGCTGGCGCGAGGCTGGATAATCGGTGCGTTTTGGAAAAGACAGCCGCAAAGGCGCGGCTGCTCGGCGTCAGGTAAATTCGTTGAAGAATTTGATACTCTCGCCCACAGCGCCCGGAACTACGCCATTATGCGTGCCGGGAAGCAGCTCATGCGCGATTCTCGTGCCCGTGGCGCGTACGCGTTCCACAAGCAGGTGGTGATCCGCATCGAAAGGCCGTTCCTCCATGCCACGCAGCAAAAGCGTCGGGCATTTCAGGCTTGGGCCGAAGCAGACCGAGGAACGCATGATGAATTCCTGCGGGTTCGACTCATCGAAGCAGAGCTCATCAGTATAGCGGTTGAAATAGCGCCACGAATTCACGCCCGCCGAAATGGGTACCGCCGCACGGAACTGTCTCGTCATCGAGGCCAGCAGAGACAGCGTGCCGCCATTGGAGTGGCCCGCGACGAAGAAGCGATTCCTGTCTATGCCCGGCTGATTCTCCAGATAGGTGGCGGCGGCAAGCGCGTCGGAGGTTTCATCGTAAAAGCCGGAATAATTGCCCTTCTGTCCGTTTTCCCCACGGAAGGACGGCAGCATGACGACGAAGCCTGCATCCCAATAGGGCTTCATCATGGCCCAATGGCCATCGCCAGTTGCGTTGCCGCCATGGAGGAACAGAACGGCGGGCCTCAGCTTCTTCTCGTCCGGCACATATTCGGAAAGCCACGCAACGAGTTCGATGGAGCCGTTCGGACCGCCCGGATAAGTGACGCGACGTGCGCCGGGAGGTGTGCCCAGAGGGCCGGATTTTTCAGGCGCTGAAATCTTCTTCAGCAGATGGGTGTGGAAGCGCAGGCGCGCCTTGGCATAATCCTCCCGCTCAAGCGGCAGGGTTGGCGGCAGGTCGATTTCCGAATGGGCGGCGACCGGCAGCATGGTGGCGAGACCGAGACCTACCGTGCCCGCAAGGAAGCTGCGGCGCGTGGGCTGGAGAAGATTTATGTCGGCGGAGCGCTTGTCAGTCATTGACGAGATACCTGGATCAGCGTTGCACAATTGAATTTCAGCACTTGAAAATCATCTTGTCTACTCAATGTTTTGCGACTTCCCATATATATTCACGCTTCGCGCGCATCGATCATGCTCACCAGTGTGGACAGCCTGTCGGCTTCCGAGGGCAGCTTGTCCGCGCGCAGGCGGGCTATTCTTGGAAAGCGCATGGCCACGCCGGATTTATGGCGGGCGGAACGGTTTATGCCCTCAAAAGCCACTTCCAGAACGAAGCCGAATTGCGGCGTGGCGCGAACTGCCCTCACCGGACCGAAGCGCTCTACCGTGTTATCGCGCACGAACTTGTCCAGCACTTCAAGCTCCGCATCGGTAAAGCCGAAATAGGCCTTGCCCACTGGCACCAGCTGCTCGCCATCTTCCCCTTCCGACCAGACGCCGAAGGTGAAATCCGAATAATAGCTGGAACGTTTGCCGTGGCCGCGCTGGGCATACATCATCACCGCGTCGATATTGAAGGGATCGCGCTTCCACTTGAACCACGGCCCCTTGGCGCGGCCTGCCTGATAGATACTGTCCTTGCGCTTGATCATCACGCCTTCGATAACCGGATCGGGCGGCGCCTTGCGCAGATCGTCCAGCTCCTGCCAGCTTGAGAAGGGCACGATGGGCGAAAGATCGAAACGATCATGCGGGGCTTTTTCGATCAGCTCGGTCAGGCCTTTCCGCCGTTCCAGATAGGTCTTGGCGCGGATATCCTCATCGCCTTTGAACAGAAGATCATAGGCGCGGATGAAAGCGGGATAATCCTCCATCATCCTGCCTGTCACTGTTTTGCGGTTCAGGCGCTGCTGCAAATCGGAGAAGGTTCGGGTCGAACTGTTGGAACGCGCCGTGCCGCCAATCAGAAGCTCACCATCGATAACGCCATCGAAATTGGCGGCCTCAAGAATATCCGGGAATGCGCCGGAAATATCGTCGCCGGAACGGGAGTAGAGTTTGCGCGTATCGCCGGAGCGGGATAGCTGCACGCGGATGCCATCCCATTTCCACTCGGCAGCGAAATCCTGCGGATCGAGATTTTCCAGATCGTTATCGCCAACGGGCGTGGATAGCATGACAGAGTGGAAGATGGCGGGCGTGGCCAGAACCGGGCGGTCGGACTTGCCTTCCAGCCAGGCGAAAAGCGGCTCATAGGGCGGCGTTAGGCCATGCCACAACGTCTCAATCTCGGTGATATCCTTGCCTGCGAAATCCGCCAGAGCCTGCCGCGCCAGCCGCGCCGAAACGCCGATGCGCAGGCCGCCGGTGACGAGTTTGAGGAAGGCGAAGCGTGATGAGGTATCGAGCCGGTTCATCAGATCGCGAACGGCGGCGCGGACTTCGGTTTTGCCCAGCGCATTGATCTGGTGCACGACTTCGCCGAGGCCCGGATCATCCGTTGGCTGATCGGCATTCTGGCTGGTATCCCAGACCAGCGAAATCGTCTCGGCCAGATCGCCCACATAATCATAGGAATAGCGAAACAGCACCTCGTCCATACGCTCCAGAACGAGTTCGCGCAGCATGGCGGGCTTGACGCTTTTGAGGTCCAGCGTGCCTGCGATGGCGGCGAGACCGTAGCCCCGGTCCGGATCAGGCGTGTCGCGGAAATAGTCCGTGAGGAGTTTGAGTTTGCCGTTGCGGGAGGGGGTTAGGACAAGGCGGTCCAGAAGGGTGGCGAAGGCTTTCATGGGTGGGCCTCCGGGGAGACGGCAAGGTCAGTTGGTGGGGCTATACCCTCCTCTGCCCTGCCGGGCATCTCCCCTACAAGGAGGGAGATTGGCAAGACGCGCCCGCATAACCCCAATCTCGACGTCTGATATGGGCGATAGATCGCTGCGATTCGATCTCCCCCCTTGTGGGGGAGATGTCCGGCAGGACAGAGGGGGGTAAGCCACGAATGTCGCACCATCAATCCCCCTCATCCTCATAACCCACCAAATGAAGCGGCCTAGCTGGAATGCCCTGCAATTCGCACCACCTCACCAATGCCTCCTCACGCCCATGCGTGACCCAAACCTGTGACGGTGCCACTTCCTTGATCGTTTCCAGCAGTTCCGGCCAGTCGCAGTGGTCTGAGATGACCAGCGGCAGTTCCACGCCGCCCTGTTTGGCGCGCTGGCGCACCATCATCCAGCCGGAGGCGAAGGCAATCAGTGGTTCGTTGAAGCGGCGCGCCCATTTTTCCTGAAATGCTGAAGGCGGGCCGACGACGATGGCGCCTTTGAACTGGGCTGAATTGCTTTTCTCCAGCGTTGCAGGGCGGATATCGCCAAGGTCGATGCCCTGTGAAACGTAGTAATCGCAGAGCTTCGCCAGCGCTCCATGGATATAGACCGGGCCGGAATAGCCGTTATCGCGCAGCAGCCGCAGCACGCGCTGCGCCTTGCCCAGCGAATATGCGCCAACCAGATGAGTGCGTTCGGGAAACTGCCTGATCGATGTCAGCAGCTTGGCGATTTCGCGGGAAGGCGCAGGGTGGTGAAAAACCGGAAGCCCGAATGTCGCTTCGGTGATGAAAACGTCGCAAGGCACGGGTTCGAAGGGCGCGCAGGTGGGATCGACACCGCGCTTGTAATCCCCGGACGCAACGATGCGCGTCCCATCATATTCGATGGAAATCTGGGCGGAGCCGAGGACATGGCCTGCGGGGTGAAAGCCGACCTTGACGCCGTTGACCTCGACAGTCTCGCCGAAATTGACGGCCTGCTCGCTCGTGGTGAAATCCTCACCATAGCGCAGGCGCATGATGTCCAGCGTCTGGCGGGTGGCGAGAACCCTCTCGTGCCCTGCCCTCGCATGGTCCGAATGGCCATGCGTTATCAGCGCCCGCGGCACCGGGCGGACCGGGTCCACATAGAAATCACCAACAGGGCAATAGAGGCCCTTCGGCGTGGGATTGAGCAATTTCTCTGGCTTCATGGGCGACATTTGCGTTTGAGCATCTGCATAAAACGCGCGCCGCCCCCGCGCGTTCCCTGCATCGTCCTAAAGCGTTTCAGGCATCACGCTTCCGCTACGGCGGGCTTCTCCTCCGCTGCCATGGGAAGCCGAACGTTCTTCAGCATGATGGCTGCGATGAGACCGATGACGGCGGTGGCGGCGGCAGCGAGGAAGAGCGGTGTGAACGCCCCGGCATAGAGGTTTGCGACAGCGCTCTGGGACGCTGCGGGGAGCTCCGCCAGCATCTTCGGCGTCAGCTCCTGGATCTTGCCGACGCCCGGAATATCCCCGCCGACACCCTTCAGATTGGAGGAAATCACCGCGCCATAGATGGAAATGGCAATCGCCGCGCCGCCCATGCGGGTCAGCGAAACCGCACCGCTGGCTGCGCCAACATCCGACTTGGAAGCGGAATTCTGCACGCCGATAATCGGCGCCTGCTGGCCAAGGCCAACGCCCATTCCCTGCAACAGCATCAACAGCGCGATGATGGGGAGCGGTGTGCCTGCGTGAACCTGCGAGAAGCAGACCATGGCGACAAGCGCAATCGACATGCTGATGACCGAGAACGGCTTATAGCTGCCGGTGATTGAAATCAGACGGCCTGCCGTCAGCGAGCCCATGACGATACCGCCGGTAACGGCGATGAAGAACAGGCCCGCCGAAGATGGCGACAGGCCCGTGGTGGTCTGCAGGAACAGCGCATAATAATTGACCATGCCGATACCGAGGCCGCCGGCGACCAGCGAGATGATCATGAGCAAGGGGAAGGTCGAATCCTTGAACAGGCGTAGCGGAACGATGGGCTCCGGCGCCCTCTTTTCCACCTGCACCCAGAGCGTGGCGGTAATGATGGCGAAAGCCACGATGGCAAGGCTCTGCCATGCAAAGAGCGAGCCGAACAGTTCCGAGCTATCTGCCCAGAGTACGACGCTGGAGATGGTAGCGGCGAGCAGAATGGCACCGATATAATCGATTTTCGGCTGACGATCCGGACGGCGGTAAGGCAGCAGGAAAGCAAGACCGGCAATGACGAGAATGCCGATGGGCAGGTTGATGAGGAAGATGGAACGCCAGCCGAAGAGATCGCTCATTGTGCCGCCAAGGATGGGCCCGACGCTGCCCGACGCCATGATGACGAGGCTGGAATAGCTCTGATAGCGCGCTCTTTCACGCGGTGCGAAAAGATCGGCATTGACCGAGAAGATCGACACCATGATGCCGCCGCCGCCAAGACCCTGAAGCACGCGGGCGGCAATCAGCGAGTTCATGGACCATGCCAGACCACAGGCCAGCGAGCCCAGCGTGAAGATGACGATGGCGGAAATCATCACATATTTGCGGCCAAAAAGATCGCCCAGCTTGCCATAGACGGGCATCACGGCGCTGGTGGCCAACAGATAGGCAGAGCCGATCCAGCCGAAGCGTTCCAGAGCGCCGAATTCACCGACAATCGTTGGCAATGCAGTGGAAACGATCTGGTTATCCAGCGTCGCCATGAACATGGCAAACATCAAAAAGAAGAAAACAACAAGCCTGCGTCTAGGATCCGCAACAAGGGGAGCCGCAGGCGTAACCGACATATCCATGGGAAGAGTCTCGCGCTTGACGCTTCAATTTATGTGCCTTTAGCATATATATGTCAATGGCATGTTTCGTGACATTCTGTTAAGGTGCCGTGAGACGACAACTTGGGGGAAGGAATGAACGATCAGCCACGCATTTCCGCACAGGAGCCAGATGTGCGAGAAGACAACGTGCTGGCCATCAGCCACACGATGACGCGGATGCGCATCATGATCGGTCGGCGTGTGATCGGTCGCATGGCCATCGCCAAGCTGGCGCCGGGGCTGGAGCTTTCGCATATCGATGTGCTGGACGTGGTGAAACGCGCAACCGGCGATGTGACCGTGGGCGCCATTGCCGACTCCATGCGGATCGATCCTTCACGCGGCAGCCGTGTCGTGGCGGAAATGGTTGGACGCGGGCTTTTGCAGCGAGAGGTTTCGCAGGAGGATGGAAGGCGCAGCATCATCGGCGTTACGCCCTTGGGCGAAAGCATTCTGGCGGAAATGCGCGACGCCAAGATCGGCATCATACGTGATGTCGTTGGCGACTGGGCGGAAGACGATATTGCCAGTTTCGCCCGCCTCTATGACCGCTTCGTGGA
This window contains:
- a CDS encoding L,D-transpeptidase, which encodes MMSTDTDLSRRTFLSLLGLSSASLLAGCASSGVRPYNSVQPGSLASNFAGDVRSMFAGGISDAELAVMYGTVEDGGFVIPAVPYQKIDRRFYRQRVVDPTGERPGTVVVDTRSRFLYVVEPGGSAMRYGVGIGREGFAWSGEGVIQWRQKWPKWTPPDEMVARQPELVKFSSKNGGMQPGLKNPLGARALYIFQNGQDTLYRLHGSPEWNSIGKAVSSGCVRLMNQDIIDLYDRVPNKARVVVWQ
- a CDS encoding L,D-transpeptidase: MTLFALKTFRRFACILALSPLLSGCLFVTDTSRMNADVFVQETAPVFNYNNVGSIPRPPLPPTPGSINSRPPDLFRSQFQQLYGPPTTARPAPALSPAYTDRTVGYGLPVSNPLHRAMYDVVSDDGHTLPAIPYSRIDPRYLRQEVSYQTAEAPGTIVVDTKQHFLYLVQSDGKAVRYGVGLGRAGYAWAGKGKIQWKAKWPRWTPPDEMVARQPELASISAANGGMVPGLNNPLGARALYIFKDGKDTLYRVHGTPDWQSVGKATSSGCVRMLNQDVIDLYERVPQGAPIVVI
- a CDS encoding alpha/beta hydrolase family protein is translated as MTDKRSADINLLQPTRRSFLAGTVGLGLATMLPVAAHSEIDLPPTLPLEREDYAKARLRFHTHLLKKISAPEKSGPLGTPPGARRVTYPGGPNGSIELVAWLSEYVPDEKKLRPAVLFLHGGNATGDGHWAMMKPYWDAGFVVMLPSFRGENGQKGNYSGFYDETSDALAAATYLENQPGIDRNRFFVAGHSNGGTLSLLASMTRQFRAAVPISAGVNSWRYFNRYTDELCFDESNPQEFIMRSSVCFGPSLKCPTLLLRGMEERPFDADHHLLVERVRATGTRIAHELLPGTHNGVVPGAVGESIKFFNEFT
- a CDS encoding cisplatin damage response ATP-dependent DNA ligase, with product MKAFATLLDRLVLTPSRNGKLKLLTDYFRDTPDPDRGYGLAAIAGTLDLKSVKPAMLRELVLERMDEVLFRYSYDYVGDLAETISLVWDTSQNADQPTDDPGLGEVVHQINALGKTEVRAAVRDLMNRLDTSSRFAFLKLVTGGLRIGVSARLARQALADFAGKDITEIETLWHGLTPPYEPLFAWLEGKSDRPVLATPAIFHSVMLSTPVGDNDLENLDPQDFAAEWKWDGIRVQLSRSGDTRKLYSRSGDDISGAFPDILEAANFDGVIDGELLIGGTARSNSSTRTFSDLQQRLNRKTVTGRMMEDYPAFIRAYDLLFKGDEDIRAKTYLERRKGLTELIEKAPHDRFDLSPIVPFSSWQELDDLRKAPPDPVIEGVMIKRKDSIYQAGRAKGPWFKWKRDPFNIDAVMMYAQRGHGKRSSYYSDFTFGVWSEGEDGEQLVPVGKAYFGFTDAELEVLDKFVRDNTVERFGPVRAVRATPQFGFVLEVAFEGINRSARHKSGVAMRFPRIARLRADKLPSEADRLSTLVSMIDAREA
- a CDS encoding ligase-associated DNA damage response exonuclease — encoded protein: MKPEKLLNPTPKGLYCPVGDFYVDPVRPVPRALITHGHSDHARAGHERVLATRQTLDIMRLRYGEDFTTSEQAVNFGETVEVNGVKVGFHPAGHVLGSAQISIEYDGTRIVASGDYKRGVDPTCAPFEPVPCDVFITEATFGLPVFHHPAPSREIAKLLTSIRQFPERTHLVGAYSLGKAQRVLRLLRDNGYSGPVYIHGALAKLCDYYVSQGIDLGDIRPATLEKSNSAQFKGAIVVGPPSAFQEKWARRFNEPLIAFASGWMMVRQRAKQGGVELPLVISDHCDWPELLETIKEVAPSQVWVTHGREEALVRWCELQGIPARPLHLVGYEDEGD
- a CDS encoding MDR family MFS transporter; the protein is MDMSVTPAAPLVADPRRRLVVFFFLMFAMFMATLDNQIVSTALPTIVGEFGALERFGWIGSAYLLATSAVMPVYGKLGDLFGRKYVMISAIVIFTLGSLACGLAWSMNSLIAARVLQGLGGGGIMVSIFSVNADLFAPRERARYQSYSSLVIMASGSVGPILGGTMSDLFGWRSIFLINLPIGILVIAGLAFLLPYRRPDRQPKIDYIGAILLAATISSVVLWADSSELFGSLFAWQSLAIVAFAIITATLWVQVEKRAPEPIVPLRLFKDSTFPLLMIISLVAGGLGIGMVNYYALFLQTTTGLSPSSAGLFFIAVTGGIVMGSLTAGRLISITGSYKPFSVISMSIALVAMVCFSQVHAGTPLPIIALLMLLQGMGVGLGQQAPIIGVQNSASKSDVGAASGAVSLTRMGGAAIAISIYGAVISSNLKGVGGDIPGVGKIQELTPKMLAELPAASQSAVANLYAGAFTPLFLAAAATAVIGLIAAIMLKNVRLPMAAEEKPAVAEA
- a CDS encoding MarR family winged helix-turn-helix transcriptional regulator — encoded protein: MNDQPRISAQEPDVREDNVLAISHTMTRMRIMIGRRVIGRMAIAKLAPGLELSHIDVLDVVKRATGDVTVGAIADSMRIDPSRGSRVVAEMVGRGLLQREVSQEDGRRSIIGVTPLGESILAEMRDAKIGIIRDVVGDWAEDDIASFARLYDRFVDRFEKRLTPDANSQCAAARESEAK